GAGCAAGGCTACGATCCGCAAATACTCAATAGAAGTGAAAAAAGACTTGCTTTTTTCAAAGAAAGAGGCTTTAGCTGTTATACGTGGGATGAGTTTTCTGTACAAAAGTATGATCTTATTATCAATACCACTTCTGCAGGACTAAAAGATAATAGCTTGCCTGCTCCTCAAGATATTTTGCTTCCCCTTATGAAGCAGGCAAAATACGCTGTAGATGTTATTTACAATAAACTCACACCTTTCTTAGCCCTTGCAAAAGATCTAGGACTCACTTATAAAGATGGTACAGATATGCTGCTATATCAAGGGGTTTTAGCATTTGAGATTTTTACTGACTTTGCATACGAAAAAGAGTATATTATTAAACTAATGAAAAAATCACTTCAACTTTAAAGAAATTTATATCACTATCTCTTACTTTCTTGCAAAATAAAGCTATCTTAACAATTCAATAGAAAACTATTAATTCTCCAGCCACCTTTAACCCAACACTTTTAAAATCACATCTCTAGCGTAACTGAGAGTTTTACTGCAAAAAGTTTTGAAACTTATCAAAGGGTCTCAATCCCCTTCAAATCGGGTCTGTATTGAAATTTTTGATAAAGCTGTAGAAGATGAAGCAATAGAGAGAAAGTCTCAATCCCCTTCAAATCGGGTCTGTATTGAAATCTGAGTCCTATCACAACTCAACCCCTTTGGCAGGTCTCAATCCCCTTCAAATCGGGTCTGTATTGAAATCTTCAAAACAATAGAAGAAGCAAGAGACTACAAGGAAAACCAGTCTCAATCCCCTTCAAATCGGGTCTGTATTGAAATAAAGAAAAATGTCTGAAAGGAGTGTCTGATGAGAGCATGTCTCAATCCCCTTCAAATCGGGTCTGTATTGAAATATAGACGAACTTCCAAAAGAGATTGAAATAGAAGCTGAAGTGGGTCTCAATCCCCTTCAAATCGGGTCTGTATTGAAATAAGCTTGCGCTGTCAAAGTTGTTAGACTTGATTAAGTCTGTCTCAATCCCCTTCAAATCGGGTCTGTATTGAAATCCCCTTTGTGGTAAACAGAGTAGAAAACGGTGTGTCTCAATCCCCTTCAAATCGGGTCTGTATTGAAATTCATTACGCCCGCGAAGCATTTAGAACCAGCGGGCTTGAGTCTCAATCCCCTTCAAATCGGGTCTGTATTGAAATAGTTAGATAAATATGTCAAAGAGCTTAAAGAATGGTTGTCTCAATCCCCTTCAAATCGGGTCTGTATTGAAATTTTGCCGTTGAGGCAAGCACAAAAGAAGAGTTAGATAGTCTCAATCCCCTTCAAATCGGGTCTGTATTGAAATTTGTAAACTTTTATGCTGCAAGACGTGGAGAGTTTGGTCTCAATCCCCTTCAAATCGGGTCTGTATTGAAATAAGTTGAGTATGAAAGAGTAAATACTATGTTACCGCGAGGTCTCAATCCCCTTCAAATCGGGTCTGTATTGAAATTTGACGCGAAAAACAAAAAACAGGAGGTGCAAAGATGAGAGTCTCAATCCCCTTCAAATCGGGTCTGTATTGAAATTAGAGAGCATTTTAAAGAACACAGAGACTGGGTAGAAACAGTCTCAATCCCCTTCAAATCGGGTCTGTATTGAAATAAAACAAACACCTCTCAAAAAAAGAGAGGAAGGGCGAGGGCAGTCTCAATCCCCTTCAAATCGGGTCTGTATTGAAATAATTTTATGACGTAACGAACACCAAGAGAACAGTCTCAATCCCCTTCAAATCGGGTCTGTATTGAAATTCTTTAAGAGAAGAGATTGAAAAAAGAAAAGAAGTCTCAATCCCCTTCAAATCGGGTCTGTATTGAAATCTTCTAAAAAACCCCCCCAAACACTACCAAATAGCAACAAGTCTCAATCCCCTTCAAATCGGGTCTGTATTGAAATAGGGCTTCTCCGCTATACAAATCAAAAAGCCCTTTTTGTCTCAATCCCCTTCAAATCGGGTCTGTATTGAAATAGCAACATTAAGTTTTCAAATACCCATAAAATCGATATACTAGTGTAACAGCAGTTTTCTTAAAAATTGCTTTAATACTCATATTCTGCACCACTCAGTAGAGTGCAATCCCTTCAGAACGGCACTTTCAGGTTTGTTTAATACTTAAATGAAACTTTAATAAATAGACCTTTTCATACACAATTTGAAAGAATATAGGCTTTAAATGACTATTTTTGAAGAGGAAAGCCTGCCGCTTTCCACTCCAATATACCACCTCTTAAATTATAAACCTTTTTTGCTCCCCAGCTCTCAAACCATCTACTCGCAGTGACACTCCTATTGCCACTACGGCAGTAGACGAGTATTTTTTTATTCTTTATTCCCAAACCACCAAGTTTGAGATACTGAAAAACTTGAACGGGAACAAGATTTGCTCCCAAAATGTGCCCTTCTTGAAACTCCTGAGGAGTACGCACATCAAAAAGCACAACATCTTTTTGGCGCAAAAGATTTGCAAACTCTTTAGAATTTACATTTTCAAAGGCAAAAGAGCTTACAATCATTGCACACAAAAATAAGAATGTTCGCATTAAAGATCCTTAAATGTTTCAGCTACCATAAATGCAAGCTCAAGCGCTTGATTAGCATTGAGGCGAGGATCGCATTGCGTGTGGTAACGGCTGTTGAGTGCATCTTCTGTAATAGAAGCGCTGATACTTCCTGTACATTCAGTAACATCACTTCCCGTCATCTCAAGATGCATTCCTCCAG
The Nitratiruptor tergarcus DSM 16512 genome window above contains:
- a CDS encoding shikimate dehydrogenase; the protein is MKLYAIFGNPVAHSISPTIHNYAFMHLRFPGCYTKILVQDGSKLKEKFLELQLQGVNITVPHKEWAYKLADEVFGIAKEVEAVNTWYNKDGKIHAYNTDAPGFYESIKEYEFSNILILGAGGTAKAIALYLKEQGYDPQILNRSEKRLAFFKERGFSCYTWDEFSVQKYDLIINTTSAGLKDNSLPAPQDILLPLMKQAKYAVDVIYNKLTPFLALAKDLGLTYKDGTDMLLYQGVLAFEIFTDFAYEKEYIIKLMKKSLQL
- a CDS encoding rhodanese-like domain-containing protein, whose amino-acid sequence is MRTFLFLCAMIVSSFAFENVNSKEFANLLRQKDVVLFDVRTPQEFQEGHILGANLVPVQVFQYLKLGGLGIKNKKILVYCRSGNRSVTASRWFESWGAKKVYNLRGGILEWKAAGFPLQK